One Ignavibacterium album JCM 16511 genomic region harbors:
- a CDS encoding WD40/YVTN/BNR-like repeat-containing protein — protein sequence MKKIFVFTILFLLQQLLFSQVITYKIGGEVNHLDKSSSLNPTSNTIIDIIAIGDTIWLGTSRGVSVSFDKGESWTNFYGRSDFGTDNVSAIGYDNYTRTFWCATAKSQEVTGGQKLPSGTGLKYTTNFGQTWNSIPQPVDGQNDNQIQYGINNLSALPVTVTVQNLCYDIAFTPNTIWIATFAGGLRRSTDNGQTWQRVVLPPDNKNSIAPTDTLDFCLAPVGGSFCSVGNLNHRVFSVIAVNDSTVLVGTANGINKTTNANDTYPSWVKFNHQNQDNPISGNFITALAYNNTSNTIWASTWKAEDPDEFYGVSFSSDGGLNWQTTLYDERPHNFAFKFAQPIVLTDNGAFRSTDFGQTWILPNSIVDNQTGAQLRSNVFYSAAVTGNYIFLGSDDGLARLKENIGSVWEGEWKVYLSSQPLNSDKEVYCYPNPFSPRQELLKFRYSTNGQQEKVTIRIYDFAFNYVATVIQNASRITDNEGAPDFWDGRDANGNYVPNGVYFYRIEIGDKDPLFGKILVLQ from the coding sequence ATGAAAAAGATTTTTGTATTCACTATACTTTTTCTATTACAGCAGCTTTTATTTTCACAAGTTATAACATATAAAATTGGTGGTGAAGTTAATCATCTTGATAAATCATCTTCATTAAATCCAACAAGTAATACTATTATAGATATTATTGCCATTGGCGATACAATCTGGCTTGGAACAAGCAGAGGTGTTAGTGTTTCTTTTGACAAAGGTGAGAGCTGGACAAATTTTTATGGTCGTTCTGATTTCGGAACAGATAATGTCTCTGCTATTGGATATGATAATTATACCAGAACATTTTGGTGTGCCACTGCCAAATCTCAGGAAGTTACTGGTGGTCAAAAGCTTCCATCAGGAACTGGTTTGAAATACACAACCAATTTCGGACAAACCTGGAATTCAATTCCTCAACCTGTTGACGGACAGAATGATAATCAGATTCAATATGGAATAAATAATTTGTCTGCATTACCTGTAACCGTAACCGTTCAAAATCTTTGTTATGATATTGCCTTTACTCCAAACACAATTTGGATTGCAACATTTGCTGGTGGTTTGCGAAGAAGCACTGATAACGGACAAACCTGGCAAAGAGTTGTTCTCCCTCCTGATAATAAAAATTCTATCGCTCCGACAGATACATTGGATTTCTGTTTAGCACCCGTAGGCGGAAGTTTTTGTTCAGTTGGAAATCTTAATCACAGAGTTTTTTCAGTAATTGCCGTGAATGACTCAACCGTTTTAGTTGGAACTGCAAACGGAATAAATAAAACAACTAATGCAAATGACACATATCCATCCTGGGTAAAGTTCAATCATCAGAATCAGGATAATCCTATTTCGGGAAATTTTATAACTGCACTTGCATACAATAATACTTCAAACACAATTTGGGCATCAACCTGGAAAGCAGAAGATCCTGATGAATTTTATGGTGTAAGTTTTTCATCTGATGGCGGATTAAACTGGCAAACTACATTATATGATGAAAGACCTCATAATTTTGCTTTTAAATTTGCTCAACCGATTGTTCTTACGGATAATGGTGCATTCCGCTCAACAGATTTTGGTCAGACCTGGATTCTTCCGAACTCAATTGTAGATAATCAAACTGGTGCACAACTTCGCTCAAATGTTTTTTATAGCGCTGCAGTTACAGGTAATTATATTTTTCTTGGAAGTGATGATGGACTTGCACGGTTGAAAGAAAATATCGGAAGCGTTTGGGAGGGTGAGTGGAAAGTTTATCTTTCTTCTCAACCTTTGAATTCCGATAAAGAAGTTTACTGCTATCCCAATCCTTTTTCACCCCGACAGGAATTATTAAAATTTAGATACAGTACCAACGGACAACAGGAAAAAGTAACAATAAGAATTTATGATTTTGCTTTTAACTATGTTGCGACTGTAATTCAGAATGCATCAAGAATTACTGATAATGAAGGTGCACCTGATTTCTGGGATGGAAGAGATGCTAATGGAAATTATGTTCCTAATGGTGTTTACTTTTATAGAATTGAAATCGGGGATAAAGACCCGCTTTTTGGTAAAATTTTAGTTTTGCAGTAG